The following proteins are co-located in the Pelagicoccus sp. SDUM812003 genome:
- a CDS encoding PH domain-containing protein, protein MESDAASFTNPQIKTGELPRWEEVMMEPLAKAAPWELFWQTCIVYLVFGLATVVALFTLPLPFFIRLIVLLAGLFSFIAIQWYHFREHRQRGVALRDKDVLFKKGLWWRERAALPLNRVQHIEIHRGVIERKLGLSTLKLYTAGGSGVDLQISGLESDRADRMKQYILEKTRSEVFEQ, encoded by the coding sequence ATGGAATCTGACGCCGCTTCGTTTACGAATCCCCAAATAAAAACCGGTGAGCTCCCTCGCTGGGAGGAGGTCATGATGGAACCGCTGGCAAAGGCCGCCCCCTGGGAGCTGTTTTGGCAAACGTGCATTGTTTATCTCGTTTTCGGGCTCGCGACGGTCGTGGCATTATTTACCCTGCCGCTCCCTTTTTTCATTCGGCTAATCGTTCTGCTGGCGGGGCTTTTTTCCTTTATTGCCATTCAGTGGTATCACTTTAGGGAGCACAGGCAGAGGGGCGTGGCCCTGCGCGACAAAGACGTTTTGTTCAAGAAAGGCTTGTGGTGGCGCGAGCGCGCCGCGCTTCCCCTCAACAGAGTCCAGCACATCGAAATCCACCGAGGTGTGATTGAGAGAAAACTCGGTCTAAGCACGTTGAAATTGTACACCGCTGGAGGATCTGGTGTGGACCTGCAGATCAGCGGCCTTGAGAGCGACCGCGCCGATCGCATGAAGCAGTATATCCTGGAGAAGACGAGAAGTGAAGTATTTGAGCAATGA
- a CDS encoding PH domain-containing protein — MNTERISTQEESDWLRLSPVSIIFFIIKFTVLFVKRWLVNVVPALAAVAFFSENKLLLLSIALPVIVFLVTVYSMVYYWHFTFCVRDGNIRIHQGVFAKQYLNLEFARMQNVNIVKPLYFAPFKVVNCVIESAGSKATEVELPGVDEAFALELQSEVFASDTPDVEREPVNAKDGAAPFLKLSNWEIAKSGLTSYFALVIFAAIAPFLGNIGERLSDTIIPKVLGALEPIVGNKIIAGGLLIVAAVSLYIILIITASMVGALIRFYGYELHNQDDKLVRVTGLFEKRSTTLKKSKIQAITISQNVAARLLERIQLQYSQVGARQTKQSDSSILIPILLPKEAERLTSLAFSDCPEPKFEPIHPSYLYRVFLYFWAIPAVCIVSIFSILLSGYFVISLIALVPVFAVLVLRRRRYGFWHNDEYGAIRQGMLGQTVTLFPLHKCQLAKVSQSRGQRVRGLGNLTVQLGSGIVSIPYLPIPVINRFVDQTLYKVESSSKAWM; from the coding sequence ATGAATACGGAACGGATATCAACCCAAGAGGAAAGCGATTGGCTTAGGCTTTCGCCGGTTTCGATCATATTCTTCATTATTAAGTTCACTGTGCTTTTCGTGAAGCGTTGGCTGGTCAATGTCGTGCCAGCGCTGGCTGCGGTCGCTTTCTTCTCCGAAAACAAGCTATTGCTGCTCAGCATCGCCCTGCCCGTCATCGTGTTTCTGGTCACGGTCTATAGCATGGTATACTACTGGCATTTCACGTTCTGCGTTCGTGATGGCAACATTCGGATACACCAGGGGGTATTCGCCAAGCAGTACCTCAATCTTGAGTTCGCTCGCATGCAGAACGTGAACATCGTCAAGCCACTGTACTTTGCTCCCTTCAAGGTGGTGAACTGCGTCATCGAATCCGCAGGATCCAAGGCCACCGAAGTCGAGCTTCCAGGAGTCGACGAGGCATTTGCTCTGGAACTGCAAAGCGAGGTATTCGCATCCGATACCCCGGATGTGGAAAGGGAGCCCGTCAACGCCAAGGATGGCGCAGCCCCCTTTCTGAAGCTCTCAAACTGGGAAATCGCCAAATCCGGGCTGACCAGCTACTTCGCATTGGTCATATTCGCGGCGATCGCCCCGTTTCTCGGGAATATAGGAGAACGCTTATCCGACACGATCATTCCCAAGGTCCTAGGGGCTCTCGAACCCATCGTTGGGAACAAGATCATTGCGGGAGGTCTACTGATCGTCGCAGCCGTATCCCTTTATATAATACTCATCATAACAGCTTCAATGGTTGGCGCCTTGATCCGCTTCTACGGCTACGAGCTTCACAATCAAGACGACAAACTCGTGCGCGTGACGGGATTGTTCGAGAAAAGATCCACCACCTTGAAGAAGTCGAAAATACAGGCGATCACCATCTCGCAGAATGTCGCGGCGCGCCTTCTCGAACGGATACAGCTGCAATACAGCCAAGTGGGAGCGAGACAAACGAAGCAAAGCGACTCGAGCATCCTGATTCCAATCCTCCTTCCCAAAGAGGCGGAAAGGCTGACCTCCCTCGCATTCTCGGATTGTCCTGAACCGAAATTCGAGCCAATCCACCCCAGTTATCTCTACCGAGTGTTTCTCTACTTCTGGGCAATTCCTGCGGTGTGTATCGTATCCATTTTTTCGATTCTGCTGAGTGGATACTTTGTGATTTCCCTGATCGCTCTTGTCCCTGTTTTCGCCGTATTAGTCCTCCGCCGTCGCAGGTACGGCTTTTGGCACAATGACGAGTATGGAGCGATAAGGCAGGGAATGCTTGGGCAAACGGTCACGCTTTTTCCGCTGCATAAGTGCCAGCTAGCGAAGGTCAGCCAAAGCCGTGGGCAAAGAGTCCGCGGACTAGGAAATCTCACGGTTCAACTCGGATCGGGAATCGTATCCATCCCCTACCTTCCCATTCCCGTGATAAACCGATTTGTTGACCAAACCCTTTACAAAGTTGAGAGCAGCTCGAAGGCCTGGATGTAA
- a CDS encoding DUF4231 domain-containing protein, with product MQISSHRHFPKRPAETLSVSERLIEKKHEDYTKACIRYRNLYYFTRLCAGLSAGILPFVVHSSPNIAIGLSIAVVVATVLDSVFNPKDKWKTFSRATDLLAIARLKASGEYDKYANQLSILAATENAHLEQLVNLDEIIEQNRGREPQSRD from the coding sequence ATGCAAATATCATCCCATCGTCACTTTCCCAAGCGCCCCGCTGAAACCCTATCGGTTTCAGAACGACTCATCGAAAAGAAACACGAGGACTATACCAAGGCCTGCATTAGGTACCGCAACCTCTACTACTTCACTCGGCTGTGCGCTGGCTTGAGCGCGGGAATTTTGCCTTTCGTGGTTCACTCCAGCCCCAACATCGCCATTGGTCTTTCCATCGCAGTCGTTGTCGCCACCGTTCTCGATTCCGTTTTCAACCCGAAGGACAAGTGGAAGACCTTTTCGCGCGCCACCGATTTGCTGGCGATCGCCCGGCTCAAGGCTTCGGGAGAATACGACAAGTACGCGAACCAGTTGAGCATTCTCGCAGCGACCGAAAACGCCCATCTCGAGCAACTCGTAAATCTGGACGAAATCATCGAACAGAACAGAGGTCGCGAGCCGCAATCGCGAGACTAG
- a CDS encoding immunoglobulin domain-containing protein: MATHLLEYDDPSQQHPMRFPFPFFLLIALLAPLCSADQLSEAIDMPELSTTTGGNGTITAQSATTHDGVDAVELSTIANQNEFWFQTTIEGPATVSFYYKFSPDRISNWAGFYIDGSQQMQDHFGYYVGTRYGFNWTRHEYEILSEGSHTLKWSVRHGYYVDDDTKAWVDELVVNRAPIIMEQPSPVNVDEGEPIELSIDVNLPEKVTYQWRQNGEPISGETASTLTIDSDQVSSTGVYDVAVSNAYGVTYSTPVDVFVFSQFGEAIEQPDLEWHTSGIGWSPQSATSHDSVDSLELDSRETPKEIWFETSINGPFALSYWWKLEKEIDGDKIELEVNGTPVELYSGNGDWTEANYETSQVGAHDVRWTFTPDPSTDKDYNTFGWVDELDIEYIPSIVAPPQDVAVDEGDPVTLEVTAVAETAIAYQWYHDGQLIAGETSSQLSIAESSLGDAGSYHVVASTGSRSVESETATVQVLRGFSEAVELSGIDWVRSVPSWYAQTDETHDGVDALETVLNNGSEKSSLALKIEGPFEFSFWWRQSMANSAEEIRFFVDGEVVASKRGDSSWSQETYTGLESRSYTLAWEYQKHYAGSSSAAYLDEFQLSQAPIITEQPESWYFAEGEDVTFSIQAVSHSPVSYQWRKDGVDIEGETASSLAFSNVQAEALGEYDVVLTATEGETISDSFEIMDTESFGKSVDQPNLVWKTNGDEQWLIGSNATDGSRSSLKSGDISGNGTTWLSTVVEGESELSFNWKASTEACCDRLKLYLDGALIGELRGEEDWTSFSYSIPAGLHELKWEYSKDEKDDAGQDSVWIDSVQLAPIVTGLTSDLSLFEGQDLHLSVSVAGDFDLSFAWSRNGEAIEGANAAEFDKTGILRDEAGDYRVLVTSDFGHALSAPVSVEVVDFGAAIGQPDQNWDFSAPTWTISEDFEGRTVALAESLSANEQRWFEHKIEGSATVEFDWYLSTDDGDELQVFVDGIQQSLSAPSESWTKAQFEVPGDGEHSLRWGFAGSAAETGSADFAAIDSIEIDQTPSILSQPHQIVVEESHTLEFEVVSEARGTLSYQWFQDEVAIPSATTATFTIDNASADHAGTYQLSLSTKHDTVLSAPIDVIVSEPLASGLDVEDLEIISGTPQRWYTDKAFGSDGEDSVSVVALEVNETAEFSFERTGPFSLSFDYWMGSVEGEDHELLVRIDGENELRFSESDNWKNVEITFPYSGAHELSFLTTRQSESATAPEVWIDNLRVAPLSAVETDSALWVLESGGSAAGYENIGSIQDPDFDGLANLLEFWLQSAPFDFDDLIRFEISNSEDATRARVGIEIADTMLERFEIEVEASSELGTWERIQSTKTYEEGTLWLAIDSEITEGSRFFRLLVRDVAP, from the coding sequence ATGGCGACTCATCTCCTCGAGTACGACGACCCTTCCCAGCAACATCCCATGCGTTTCCCTTTCCCCTTCTTCCTCCTCATTGCCCTTCTCGCCCCTCTTTGCTCGGCAGACCAATTGAGCGAAGCGATAGACATGCCGGAGTTGTCCACCACAACCGGGGGCAACGGCACGATCACCGCCCAATCGGCGACTACTCACGATGGTGTCGACGCGGTCGAGTTGAGCACCATCGCCAATCAGAACGAGTTCTGGTTTCAGACGACCATCGAGGGTCCTGCCACGGTCTCATTCTACTACAAGTTTTCTCCGGACCGCATCAGCAACTGGGCAGGATTCTACATCGACGGAAGCCAGCAGATGCAGGACCACTTTGGATACTATGTAGGAACCCGATATGGGTTCAACTGGACCCGACATGAATACGAAATCCTTTCTGAAGGCAGCCACACGCTAAAATGGTCGGTGAGACACGGCTACTATGTCGATGATGACACCAAGGCGTGGGTTGATGAGCTGGTCGTTAACCGAGCCCCTATCATCATGGAGCAGCCGAGCCCAGTGAACGTCGACGAGGGAGAGCCCATCGAACTGAGCATCGATGTGAACCTTCCGGAAAAAGTCACCTATCAATGGAGGCAAAACGGTGAGCCGATTTCGGGTGAAACCGCCTCGACGCTAACGATCGATTCCGATCAAGTTTCGAGCACCGGGGTCTACGATGTGGCGGTCAGCAACGCCTACGGAGTGACCTACTCTACCCCGGTCGACGTTTTCGTCTTCTCTCAATTCGGAGAAGCGATCGAGCAGCCTGACCTGGAATGGCACACCAGCGGCATCGGCTGGTCTCCTCAATCCGCGACCAGCCACGACAGCGTTGATTCGCTGGAATTGGATTCGCGTGAGACTCCGAAGGAAATCTGGTTTGAAACCTCTATAAACGGTCCTTTTGCGCTATCTTATTGGTGGAAGCTCGAGAAAGAAATCGATGGGGACAAGATCGAACTGGAGGTCAACGGAACTCCTGTCGAACTGTATTCAGGAAACGGAGACTGGACGGAAGCGAATTACGAAACCTCGCAAGTCGGGGCGCACGATGTGAGATGGACCTTCACCCCGGATCCGAGCACCGACAAGGACTACAACACCTTCGGATGGGTCGATGAATTGGATATCGAATACATTCCATCCATCGTCGCACCGCCCCAGGACGTCGCGGTCGATGAAGGCGATCCGGTGACGCTGGAAGTGACCGCTGTGGCGGAAACGGCCATCGCGTATCAATGGTATCACGACGGGCAGCTTATCGCTGGGGAAACGAGCTCGCAACTGAGCATAGCCGAATCGTCGTTGGGCGATGCCGGCAGCTACCACGTCGTGGCCTCGACGGGAAGCCGCTCGGTGGAGTCTGAGACGGCAACCGTCCAAGTCCTGCGCGGTTTTTCGGAAGCGGTTGAACTCTCGGGTATAGATTGGGTCAGAAGCGTGCCGAGCTGGTACGCGCAGACCGATGAAACGCACGATGGCGTCGACGCCCTGGAAACCGTTTTGAACAACGGTTCGGAGAAATCTTCTCTGGCGCTCAAAATTGAGGGGCCTTTCGAGTTCTCGTTTTGGTGGCGCCAAAGCATGGCAAACTCCGCCGAAGAAATACGCTTTTTCGTGGATGGCGAAGTGGTGGCTTCGAAACGCGGCGACTCGAGTTGGTCGCAGGAAACCTACACCGGGCTGGAGAGCCGCAGCTACACGCTCGCCTGGGAATACCAAAAACACTATGCCGGCTCCTCCTCTGCCGCCTACCTAGACGAGTTTCAGCTTTCCCAAGCCCCTATCATCACCGAGCAACCGGAGTCCTGGTATTTCGCTGAAGGCGAGGATGTGACTTTTTCAATACAGGCGGTGAGCCACTCTCCTGTTTCATACCAATGGAGAAAGGATGGAGTCGATATCGAGGGAGAAACCGCTTCGTCCCTAGCCTTTAGCAACGTCCAAGCCGAGGCGTTGGGAGAGTATGACGTCGTCTTAACCGCCACGGAAGGCGAAACCATTTCCGATTCGTTCGAAATCATGGATACGGAATCGTTTGGCAAATCTGTGGACCAGCCGAATCTGGTTTGGAAAACAAATGGCGACGAACAATGGCTGATCGGCTCCAATGCGACGGATGGGAGCAGATCATCGCTTAAGAGCGGCGACATTTCGGGGAACGGCACGACTTGGCTATCCACGGTTGTCGAAGGAGAAAGCGAGCTCAGCTTCAACTGGAAAGCCTCGACAGAAGCATGCTGCGACCGGCTAAAGCTGTATCTCGATGGAGCGCTGATCGGCGAGCTGCGCGGCGAGGAAGATTGGACTTCGTTTTCCTATTCGATTCCCGCGGGACTTCATGAGCTGAAATGGGAATATTCAAAAGACGAGAAAGACGACGCCGGGCAGGATTCCGTCTGGATCGATAGCGTTCAGCTCGCCCCGATCGTGACCGGCTTGACTTCCGACCTCTCGCTCTTCGAAGGACAGGACCTGCATCTGTCAGTATCCGTGGCGGGCGATTTCGATTTGAGCTTCGCCTGGAGTAGAAATGGCGAAGCGATCGAGGGAGCGAACGCGGCGGAGTTCGACAAGACAGGAATCCTGCGAGATGAAGCAGGAGACTACCGCGTGCTCGTTACTTCGGATTTCGGTCACGCTCTGTCGGCCCCTGTTTCAGTGGAGGTGGTCGATTTCGGAGCGGCGATCGGTCAGCCTGATCAAAACTGGGATTTCTCGGCGCCGACTTGGACGATTAGCGAAGACTTCGAGGGGCGAACCGTCGCCCTAGCCGAAAGCCTGAGCGCAAACGAGCAGCGATGGTTCGAGCATAAGATCGAAGGCTCGGCAACCGTCGAGTTCGATTGGTATCTGTCCACCGACGACGGTGACGAACTACAGGTATTCGTCGACGGAATACAGCAGTCCCTTTCAGCTCCCTCGGAGAGCTGGACAAAAGCTCAATTCGAAGTGCCTGGCGACGGGGAGCACAGTCTTCGTTGGGGTTTTGCAGGAAGCGCCGCAGAAACTGGCTCGGCTGACTTCGCTGCAATCGATTCCATCGAAATCGATCAAACGCCAAGCATTCTCTCTCAGCCGCATCAAATCGTGGTAGAGGAGAGCCACACGCTGGAATTCGAAGTGGTCTCAGAAGCGAGGGGCACCCTCTCCTACCAATGGTTTCAGGATGAAGTAGCGATTCCCAGCGCTACGACCGCCACCTTTACCATAGACAATGCGTCCGCTGATCACGCTGGAACTTATCAATTGTCGCTGAGCACCAAGCATGACACCGTGCTGTCCGCTCCGATCGATGTCATCGTGTCCGAGCCCCTCGCCTCAGGACTCGATGTGGAGGATCTGGAAATCATATCAGGGACACCGCAACGCTGGTATACCGACAAGGCATTCGGTTCAGATGGAGAAGATTCCGTTTCAGTGGTCGCGTTGGAGGTAAACGAGACAGCTGAATTTTCCTTCGAGCGCACGGGGCCCTTTTCCCTCTCGTTTGACTATTGGATGGGATCAGTTGAAGGGGAAGATCATGAGCTCCTTGTGCGCATCGATGGAGAAAACGAACTACGATTCTCCGAATCAGACAACTGGAAGAACGTCGAGATCACGTTCCCCTATAGCGGAGCCCATGAGCTAAGCTTTTTGACGACGCGGCAGTCTGAGTCAGCGACAGCTCCCGAAGTCTGGATCGACAACCTTCGGGTCGCGCCACTAAGCGCAGTGGAAACGGACTCAGCTCTTTGGGTGCTCGAATCCGGTGGCAGCGCCGCAGGCTATGAAAACATCGGCAGTATCCAAGATCCGGATTTCGATGGACTCGCCAACCTGCTAGAGTTTTGGCTCCAATCGGCCCCATTCGATTTCGATGATCTGATTCGCTTCGAGATTTCAAACTCGGAAGATGCCACCAGAGCGCGTGTCGGTATCGAGATCGCCGATACGATGCTTGAGCGCTTCGAAATAGAGGTTGAAGCCTCTTCGGAGCTGGGCACCTGGGAGAGAATCCAATCCACCAAAACGTATGAGGAAGGAACGTTGTGGCTCGCTATAGACTCTGAGATCACCGAAGGCAGCCGGTTTTTCCGGCTGCTCGTTCGAGACGTCGCTCCCTAA
- a CDS encoding DinB family protein, which produces MKNRFLFLPLSLALVLSVFAEHHEHSGAGHAENSNSLFQATFLGGYDYAIGHLMQLAEAIPADTYDWAPAEGVRTVEKTLLHVAAANYMLAAKLGATLPSGVEPMSIESKDHDKESAIETLKASIDLAKKTIAELEEEDLATKVEFFGMQQNKMFIVLTIGAHANEHLGQLIAYARSNDITPPWSK; this is translated from the coding sequence ATGAAAAACCGATTCCTGTTTCTTCCTCTCAGCCTCGCCCTCGTTCTATCCGTTTTCGCTGAGCATCATGAGCATAGCGGCGCAGGTCACGCAGAAAACTCTAACTCCTTGTTCCAAGCGACATTCCTAGGTGGATACGATTACGCTATCGGCCACCTGATGCAGCTCGCGGAAGCGATTCCGGCAGACACGTACGATTGGGCCCCAGCTGAAGGCGTGCGCACAGTTGAGAAAACGCTGCTACACGTCGCAGCGGCAAACTACATGCTCGCCGCTAAGCTCGGTGCCACCCTTCCAAGCGGCGTCGAACCAATGTCTATCGAAAGCAAAGACCACGACAAGGAATCAGCGATCGAAACTCTCAAGGCATCCATCGACTTAGCAAAGAAAACAATCGCTGAGCTCGAAGAAGAAGACCTCGCAACCAAAGTTGAGTTTTTCGGTATGCAGCAAAACAAGATGTTCATCGTGTTGACGATTGGCGCGCACGCCAACGAGCATCTGGGTCAACTCATAGCCTACGCACGTTCCAACGATATTACTCCTCCTTGGAGTAAATAA
- a CDS encoding FG-GAP-like repeat-containing protein, which produces MEITRLPLAAGNASKNALRHFKLCLPILLILCILPVRGQIAESLSAAPFAPRSHASGETLFTELPHESTGISTTNRYDDPRMWGERYRVYQLGSIGTGVAVGDYDEDGRSDIFIVSKIESGRLFRNLGDWRFEDVTDAAGVLDESGEWKQGAAFVDVNNDGLLDLYVCRLAAANQLFINQGDGTFRDEAEERGLALVDGSGMACFADYDRDGWLDVYIQTNLMDDHHSDGRPDYLFHNEGNGVFRDVSQEAGISSQPTRCHSATWWDQNGDGWLDLYVANDFSPPDFLYRNNGDGTFTNVIDQALPHTTYSSMGSDLGDVDNDGDIDFFVADMAGSTHELEQRGQAESRAIGHDGKNEKLDTAIQILDNALYLNTGSDRSLEAAIMAGLKGTDWTWSPRFEDFDNDGRLDLFVTNGMDNEQNNVDLMTKRLSATSVNARRAVAKSAPVWKNKNLAYANRGGLRFEEVGEEWGLDKFGVSFGSAMGDFDGDGDLDIVFTNFKEGPTILRNDSQGGNTVTIALRGTASNRYGLGARLEATTKSGTQVRQLISARGYLSTSEPIAHFGFGEEESIDRLKIVWPSGRIQTFEDLATGQRYTIAEPEEGPIEELQSTAPDTTQFEEVSTSLGLDIVQREEEREGTVSQPLLPRRFNRRGPGLAVGDLDGDGIDEIVIGATARDGAKVLRRANGHYENLDTGSLGNAPFINDGPPLIFDANGDGANDLLFTAGGAALPAEEPEYEPRLWLNDGQGSFSPAPDGYLPSLPISVGAAVSADFDRDGKLDLFLGGRLFPGYYPEPAYSALLFQRDSRLADETDRFAPELGELGLVTSALASDVDGDGWIDLVVALEWGGIRFFRNLQGQSMEDVSTEWGFDSAGTGLWNSLASADFNHDGRLDYALGNQGLNTLYSATREFPMKLFVDHFSQGGEPQLVLAYNDERTLYPVASRGELASKIPEVLKRFPSNDAFAAATLEEILGEDALAAATLYEASELRSGVLLSQPSGGYAFVPLPRLAQISPAQGLVAADFDRDGHCDLLVAHNDYSPIPAQGRFDGGLGWLLRGDGKGDFEPVPLTESGWKVPGNAKALSLLDLNRDHQPDAIVTRNNQSTLAFAAIKPEGQIFVSLRLRGSKGNPNAIGARIVVGSGDEVWQVSEVQAGGGYASQSTSAVFLSAPFEKSSEAKIWIRWPSGAETEIDFPKTSGDLSMVEE; this is translated from the coding sequence ATGGAAATCACGAGACTGCCCCTCGCCGCAGGAAATGCGAGCAAGAATGCTCTCCGCCATTTCAAATTGTGTCTCCCGATCCTGCTGATCCTGTGCATCTTGCCTGTTCGCGGGCAAATAGCGGAATCGCTCAGCGCAGCGCCGTTTGCTCCTCGTTCCCACGCAAGTGGTGAGACGCTTTTCACCGAGCTCCCTCATGAGAGTACTGGGATCTCAACTACAAATCGATACGACGATCCGCGAATGTGGGGCGAGCGCTATCGGGTCTATCAACTTGGCAGTATAGGCACGGGAGTGGCTGTAGGCGACTACGACGAAGATGGTCGTTCGGATATCTTCATTGTAAGCAAAATCGAGTCCGGACGCCTCTTCCGCAACCTTGGCGACTGGCGTTTCGAAGACGTGACGGATGCTGCGGGCGTCTTGGACGAGAGCGGGGAGTGGAAGCAGGGCGCCGCCTTTGTCGATGTGAACAACGATGGCTTGCTCGATCTCTACGTCTGCCGCCTCGCCGCCGCTAACCAGCTCTTTATCAACCAAGGAGACGGCACCTTTCGCGACGAAGCGGAAGAGCGCGGATTGGCTTTGGTCGACGGTTCCGGCATGGCCTGTTTCGCCGACTACGATCGCGACGGTTGGTTGGACGTCTACATCCAGACCAATCTCATGGATGATCACCATAGCGACGGGCGGCCTGACTATCTGTTCCACAACGAGGGAAACGGCGTTTTTCGCGATGTAAGCCAAGAGGCCGGCATTAGTTCTCAGCCAACCCGATGTCATTCCGCGACTTGGTGGGATCAAAACGGTGATGGCTGGCTCGACCTCTATGTCGCCAACGATTTCTCCCCACCGGATTTCCTGTATCGAAACAATGGTGATGGAACCTTCACCAACGTCATCGACCAAGCGCTGCCGCACACTACCTATTCCTCCATGGGGTCGGACTTGGGGGATGTCGATAACGATGGCGATATCGATTTCTTTGTTGCGGATATGGCTGGCAGCACTCACGAGCTCGAACAACGCGGCCAAGCGGAGTCGCGAGCCATCGGTCACGACGGGAAGAATGAGAAACTGGATACAGCCATACAGATTCTCGATAACGCCTTGTATTTGAATACTGGATCGGACCGCAGTCTTGAAGCCGCCATCATGGCAGGACTCAAAGGTACGGATTGGACTTGGTCTCCACGTTTCGAGGACTTCGACAATGACGGGCGGCTGGACCTGTTCGTGACCAATGGGATGGATAACGAGCAAAACAACGTCGACCTCATGACGAAGCGGCTATCGGCTACGAGCGTAAACGCCCGCCGGGCAGTCGCCAAATCGGCCCCGGTCTGGAAAAACAAGAACCTCGCTTACGCCAATCGAGGCGGGCTGCGCTTCGAGGAGGTTGGCGAAGAGTGGGGCCTCGACAAGTTCGGCGTGAGTTTTGGCTCGGCCATGGGAGATTTCGATGGCGATGGCGATCTCGATATCGTTTTCACCAATTTCAAGGAAGGTCCGACGATTCTGAGAAACGACAGTCAGGGTGGGAACACCGTGACCATTGCCCTGCGCGGGACTGCTTCGAACCGCTACGGATTGGGAGCTCGGCTAGAGGCCACCACCAAATCGGGAACGCAGGTCAGACAGCTCATCTCGGCTCGTGGTTATCTCTCCACCAGCGAGCCGATCGCCCATTTCGGATTCGGCGAAGAAGAAAGTATCGACCGCCTCAAAATCGTCTGGCCCAGTGGTCGCATACAGACCTTCGAGGACCTAGCCACCGGCCAGCGCTATACCATCGCCGAACCTGAGGAAGGGCCGATCGAGGAGCTTCAATCGACAGCACCGGATACGACCCAGTTTGAAGAGGTATCCACTTCCTTAGGACTCGATATCGTGCAGCGCGAGGAGGAGAGGGAGGGCACCGTTTCCCAGCCCCTTCTACCGCGCCGATTCAATCGACGTGGCCCTGGACTGGCGGTTGGCGACCTCGACGGAGATGGCATCGACGAAATCGTCATTGGAGCGACGGCTCGCGATGGAGCGAAGGTATTGCGACGCGCCAACGGCCACTACGAAAATTTGGATACAGGTTCGCTCGGCAACGCGCCGTTTATCAACGATGGACCGCCGCTGATTTTCGACGCCAATGGCGACGGAGCCAACGACCTGCTCTTTACAGCGGGTGGCGCGGCCCTTCCTGCCGAGGAGCCTGAATACGAACCGCGACTGTGGCTCAACGATGGACAAGGCTCGTTCAGCCCGGCTCCGGATGGCTATCTCCCATCACTCCCGATCAGCGTGGGCGCAGCGGTCTCAGCGGACTTCGATCGGGACGGGAAACTGGACCTCTTCCTAGGTGGCAGACTGTTCCCTGGCTACTATCCGGAACCTGCCTATAGCGCCCTGCTTTTTCAACGGGACAGTCGTCTCGCGGATGAGACAGATCGTTTCGCCCCGGAGCTCGGCGAGCTTGGTCTGGTCACTTCGGCCCTGGCTAGCGACGTCGACGGCGATGGATGGATCGATTTGGTGGTTGCCTTGGAATGGGGAGGCATTCGTTTCTTCCGCAATCTGCAAGGCCAGTCGATGGAAGACGTATCCACGGAGTGGGGATTTGACTCAGCTGGCACTGGTCTCTGGAATTCGCTCGCTTCGGCGGATTTCAATCACGATGGAAGACTTGACTATGCCCTGGGTAATCAAGGTCTGAATACGTTGTACTCCGCCACACGTGAGTTCCCCATGAAGCTCTTCGTCGACCACTTCTCTCAAGGAGGAGAGCCTCAATTGGTATTGGCTTACAACGACGAGCGAACACTATATCCCGTCGCCAGTCGCGGGGAACTGGCCTCGAAGATTCCCGAAGTGCTCAAGCGCTTTCCCTCGAATGACGCTTTCGCGGCAGCGACACTCGAGGAGATTTTGGGAGAAGACGCACTCGCTGCAGCGACGCTCTACGAGGCAAGCGAGCTGCGAAGTGGCGTATTGCTCAGTCAGCCCTCCGGTGGCTACGCCTTCGTACCATTGCCGCGTCTCGCTCAGATTTCTCCAGCGCAGGGATTGGTCGCGGCGGATTTCGACCGAGACGGTCATTGCGACCTTTTAGTCGCCCACAACGACTATTCTCCCATCCCAGCCCAAGGTCGTTTCGACGGCGGGTTGGGCTGGCTGCTTCGGGGCGACGGCAAGGGCGACTTCGAGCCCGTGCCCCTGACAGAAAGTGGTTGGAAGGTACCCGGAAACGCTAAAGCGCTATCGTTGCTCGATCTGAACCGAGATCATCAACCCGATGCCATCGTCACTCGCAACAATCAATCGACGCTAGCTTTCGCCGCGATCAAGCCCGAGGGCCAGATTTTCGTTTCGTTGCGACTTCGAGGCAGCAAAGGCAATCCGAACGCCATTGGCGCACGAATAGTCGTAGGCAGTGGCGACGAGGTATGGCAGGTTTCGGAAGTCCAGGCCGGTGGCGGCTATGCCAGTCAATCGACCTCGGCCGTTTTTCTCTCCGCTCCCTTTGAGAAATCTTCTGAAGCGAAAATCTGGATACGCTGGCCATCAGGAGCCGAAACAGAAATCGACTTCCCGAAAACGAGCGGAGATCTGAGCATGGTCGAGGAGTGA